The proteins below come from a single Thalassotalea ponticola genomic window:
- the hpf gene encoding ribosome hibernation promoting factor, translating to MQINISGHHVEVTDSMRGYVEQKFEKLERHFDHINNVYVVLKVEKLQQIAEATLHVNQGEIFGSAENEDMYASIDALVDKLDRQVLKHKAKLSSH from the coding sequence ATGCAAATCAATATCTCTGGTCATCATGTTGAAGTTACCGACTCTATGCGCGGTTATGTTGAACAAAAATTTGAGAAACTTGAACGTCACTTCGACCATATAAACAACGTTTATGTCGTATTGAAAGTTGAAAAGCTGCAACAAATCGCAGAGGCAACGCTACACGTGAACCAAGGTGAAATATTTGGTTCTGCCGAAAATGAGGACATGTATGCATCGATAGATGCACTTGTCGATAAACTTGACCGTCAAGTGTTAAAACACAAGGCGAAATTATCCAGTCATTAA